TGCCGATCAACTCTCCAGCCCTCTGATGAGGGCCCGCACCGTCGACGTGGCGGGGAGGGAGAGATCGAAGGCCCGTCCCCGGCGGAGGATTTCACCGCTGATGGCCTCGATCTCCGTCGGCCTTCCGGCCAGGACATCCTGGAGCATGGAGCTGCGGTTGGCCGCCGTGGCCTGGATGATGAGGCGTACCTGGGGCCACATCTCGCCCTCGCCGAAGGGCATGCCCTCGGCCCGGGCGACGCGGCAGGCCTCCATGGCCAGGGTCTTGGCCAGCCGTGACGTCTCGGCGCAGGCCAGGATGTGGCCGTTTTCGCGGCGGACGAGGGCCGAGACGGGGTTGATGGCGGCGTTGACGACGAGCTTCGACCAGAGGTCGGGCCTGGGGTCGTAGACGAGGCGGGCCCGGAAGCCCGATCCGGTGAGGAGGTCTTCGACGAGGGTCCATTCCCGTCCGGGCCGCATCGGGCCGAAACGGATCTCTCCTTCGCCCCCGACGTGGACGAGCCCCTCGGCGTCTCGGTAGGCTCCGTAGGTGCAGGCGGCGGCCCCGACCCGTTCCGATCCCAGGACGGCTGTCATCTGTTCGGCGTTGCCCAGGCCGTTCTGAAGGGTCAGGGCGACGCCGTCGTCGTCGAGGAGATCGCTCAGGAGGGGGGCCACGTCGGCCGTGACGTAGGATTTGACGGTGACGACGACGAGGGAGGCTCGTTCCAGCGAGCCCGGATCGGCCTCGGCCCGGACGGGGTAGGCCCTGACGGTGCCGCTGTCGTCCAGCTCCAGCCCCCGCGTCCGGAGGCGTTTCAGCGTCGCTCCCGGCCTCTGGAGGACCTGGATTTCGTTGCCCGACCGCGCCAGGCGGGCTCCGACGAGACCTCC
The DNA window shown above is from Aminithiophilus ramosus and carries:
- a CDS encoding ketopantoate reductase family protein, translated to MRVTLVGCGALGGLVGARLARSGNEIQVLQRPGATLKRLRTRGLELDDSGTVRAYPVRAEADPGSLERASLVVVTVKSYVTADVAPLLSDLLDDDGVALTLQNGLGNAEQMTAVLGSERVGAAACTYGAYRDAEGLVHVGGEGEIRFGPMRPGREWTLVEDLLTGSGFRARLVYDPRPDLWSKLVVNAAINPVSALVRRENGHILACAETSRLAKTLAMEACRVARAEGMPFGEGEMWPQVRLIIQATAANRSSMLQDVLAGRPTEIEAISGEILRRGRAFDLSLPATSTVRALIRGLES